The genomic stretch TCGCATTGAAATATGCCCTTACTTCTTCCGGGCTAACAGTTACATTCTGTGTGATTTTCGCTTGTTCCTGACCCGCCAGAATTTGGTTTTTCATATCCTGCCATGTGCTTTGACGAAACTGGTCTATGGTCATACCAAATACTTGTTCTGCTTTCTCACGACTACCATAATATTGGATGAAATAATTGACTCTGCGCTGAAATTCACTCTCTATCTGGTCATCATCCACGGGAAGTGAATCGACTGTTTTTGCCTGAATTGCCAAGGCTTTTTGAATAATCTGATATTTCAGCAATTCACAATCGGCAACATTCTGATTACCTGCTGCTCTTTGTTGCAAAAGGTCTCCGTCCAACTCGGATTTTAAAATAATATCGCTGCCTATCTGCCCGATAATTTTATCCGCAACTACTTTGGATGTATCTTGTTGCTTTTGTCCAAATACAGTAACCATCAGTATTGTTGCCATGCAAAGCAGTAAACTCTTTTTCGTCATGCTGTAAACATTATTGTATTGTGCTGCTGCACATAATTTCAAAAGTAAGTATTTGGAAATAGTTTCCGTTATTCTTAATTCAATTTAACAAAATAAATTCTTTCAATATAATCAAAAGGCTAAACTGTACATACCGGATGAACAATTTAGCCAATGATTTTTTATAAAAACAGAATTTAAAGTGTACGTTTTATTTCTTCCTGCTCGTAAGCAACGATGTTGTCGCCCACCTGGATATCGGTAAAGTTTTTAAGCGTTAATCCGCATTCATAACCTTGAGCCACTTCTTTTACATCGTCTTTAAAACGCTTCAGACTGCCGAATTCCGCATAAGCTCCTTCTGTTCGCGGATATATCAAAATACCGTCGCGGAACAAGCGAATCTTATGCTCACGCTTAACTTTTCCTTCCAGCACATAACAGCCGGCAACAGTTGCTTTATCAAATTTATATACTTCACGTATTTCAACCGTAGCCACTTCTTTTTCCTGAACTTTCGGTTCAAGCATTCCTTCCATCGCGCTCTTAACCTCTTCAATCGCATTGTAGATGATGGAATAGCTTTTAATTTCAACTCCTTCGGTATCGGCAAGTCTTGCAGCCTGTGAAGATGCACGTACATTAAATCCAAGAATAATGGCGTCGGAGGCTGTTGCCAACAGTACGTCGCTCTCGGAAATTTGTCCTACGGCTTTATGCACTACACTTACTACAATTTCCTCGGTAGAAAGTTTTTGCAAAGAATCACTCAATGCTTCTACAGAACCGTCCACATCGCCTTTGATGATAATGTTTAGTTGCTTGAAGTTGCCCAATGCCAAACGGCGACCGATTTCGTCCAACGTGATATGTTTACGTGTACGAAGTCCTTGCTCACGCAAAATCTGAGCGCGCTTGTTAGCAATTTCTTTAGCTTCCGATTCGTCGGCATATACGCGAATTTTTTCGCCGGCTTGCGGTGCGCCGTTCAACCCGAGCACCTGTACCGGAATTGACGGACCCGCTTCATTGATACGCTGGTTTAATTCGTTGAACATGGCTTTCATTCTCCCGAAATACTGACCTGCGACCACCAAATCGCCCTGGTGCAATGTTCCGTTTTGAACCAAAATTGTTGCCACATAACCGCGACCCTTATCCAAAGAGGCTTCTACAACAGAACCAACAGCTTCCCTGTCGGGATTGGCTTTCAATTCAAGCACTTCTGCTTCCAGCAATATTTTTTCCAGCAAAGCATCTACGTTCAAGCCTTGCTTTGCAGATATTTCCTGACTTTGGAATTTGCCGCCCCACTCTTCCACAAGAATATTCATCTGTGAAAGCTGTTCGTATATTTTTTGTGGGTTTGCTCCGTCTTTATCAATTTTATTGATAGCAAAAATCATTGGTACGCCTGCCGCCTGCGCATGACTGATGGCTTCTTTTGTCTGCGGCATCACAGCGTCGTCCGCAGCTACTACGATTACAGCAATATCCGTAACTTTTGCACCGCGTGCACGCATCGCCGTGAACGCTTCGTGTCCGGGCGTATCAAGGAATGTAATTTTCTTGCCTTCGCCTACATTTACCACATAGGCGCCGATGTGCTGCGTAATGCCGCCGGCTTCGCCGCTGGCTACTTTTGTACGGCGAATATAGTCGAGCAACGATGTTTTACCGTGGTCAACGTGTCCCATAATCGTAACAATGGGATGCCGTGGTTTTAAATCTTCTTCGTTGTCAATTATATCTTCCGCATCATCGTCTTCTGCATCGTCCAGACCAATAAATTCTACTTCAAAACCAAATTCTTCAGCAACGAGTTCAATGACTTCTGCATCTAATCTTTGGTTAATGGAAACCATAATGCCGAGTCCCATACATTTGCTGATAACATCGGCAAAGCTTACGTCCATTAAATTGGCAAGTTCACTTACGGTAATAAATTCCGTTACCTGTAATTTGCTGTCCTGTTTTTCCAAAGCTTCCATTGCTTCTGCCATTTCCTGACGTTTTTCACGACGGCGGTTGGCTTTAATTTTGGAAGATTTTGAACCGGAAGAACCACCTGCAAGTTTAGCCTGTGTTTCGCGGATTTTATCTTGAATACGTTTCTGGTCAATTTCGCTTTGTCCTTCAGCTGCAAAACGGTTGCCGCCGCGAGCCGGTTGTGGTCTGCCGCCATGATGACGGTTGTCGCCGCCGTGTTGCGGACGTTGCCCTGCGCCGCCGGAACGACCGCCTTGCTGAAAGCCATTGTTGTCGCGTGAGAAAGGACGCCCGTGGGATGAATCGGAATTTCGATTATCCCCGCTACCCGGAATATTTCTTTTGTTTTCAATAGGAATGCGCTTGCGCTTACGTCCACTGTCTTTTGATGTTTTTGGGCGTGTATCGCTATCTATGGGAAGTTCTATTTTTCCAAGAATTTTTGGTCCTTCCAGCTTCGCTGCACGGATATTTTCAATTACCGGTGCCTCTACGACTTCCGGCGTTTTTTCTTCTTTAACCGTTATTACAATCTTCTTCTCTTCTTTCGGCTTAACAGGAATTTCAGGCTGTTTTTCTTTTTTCTCTGCTTTTACAACAGGTGCCGGAACTTCTGCTTTTTTAGGTTTTACGGTCTTCTTAGGACGAGTGGAAGAATCTATTGCCGATAAATCAATTTTATTAAGAATTTTTGGTCCCTCGATTTCCGGTGCTTCTATTTTCAGCGTTTTATTGTCTGAACTATCTGACTGCGGCTCTGCGGGCAATTCTTTGCTTTCTTCAACAATCTTTTCTTCAATTTTTTCAACAACTTCAGGAATAGTTTCTTCCCGGGGAACAATAACCGGCAATTCCTCTATAACTGCAGCCGGCTCTTCCGGTATTTCTTCTTTTACTTCTGGAATATTTACAGGTGGCGCTTCTACGACTGCCGGTTCCTGTACTTCCTCAACCACAACAGCCTCAGTTTCTTTTCTTTTTTTCTCCGCCTGCTGCGCGCCTGCACTTTTGGGAATTTCTATTTTATCGGCTTTATCTTTCGCCAGTTTATCACTTTGAAACTCTCGCTGAAGGGCATAGTACTGCTCTTCCGACAATTTTGCCGTAGGCTTTAGTTCATCTTTGTTAAATCCTTTGCTTTCAAGAAACTCAACGAGCGTATCCTGCCCGATATTAAATTCCTTGGCAGCAGCCAACAACCTTGGTAATTTCAATTCTGCCATATCTTTTTTTAGTGGTAAGAAACTTCAGCCTTTTGTTTAATGAAGTGTTGCTCTTACTCTTTTTCAAATTCTTCTTCGAGAATGCGCCTGATGTCCGCGATGGTTTCTTTTTCCAAATCGGTTCTGCGTTCCAGTTCCTGCGGACTCAATGCCAATACACTGCGCGCTGTGTCGCATCCTACACGTTTCAATTCATCGATAATCCATTGGTCGATTTCATCGCTGAATTCTTCCAAATCAATATCAAATTCTTCTGTGGCGTCATCATCTTCACGGAAGACATCAATATTGTAGCCAGTAAGTTCACAAGCCAATTTGATATTCACACCGCGGCGACCGATTGCCAATGACACCTGGTCTTGCGGAAGAAATACTTCGGCGTATTTCTTCTCATTGTCCAACTCCATAAAGCTAATTTTTGCGGGCGTAAGCGAGCGCTGAATCAGCAATTGAATATTATTGGTATAATTGATAACGTCAATATTTTCATTTTTCAACTCACGTACAATACCGTGAATGCGGCTTCCTTTCATGCCCACACAAGCGCCTACGGGATCAATTCTGTCATCGTAACTTTCTACGGCAACTTTTGCGCGTTCGCCCGGCTCGCGCACGATTTTTTTAATCGTAATCAAACCTTCTGCAATTTCAGGCACTTCCATTTCCAATAATTTTTCAAGAAATAATGGATTTGTACGGCTGAGAATAATGACCGGCGTATTGTTTTTTACATCTACGCGGCTAATGATAGCGCGGATGTTTTCGCCTTTTTTGAAAAAATCCTGCGGTATTTGTTCTGATTTTGGAAGAATGAGTTCATTACCATCATCGTCCAACAACAATACCTCTTTGCGCCAAACCTGATATACTTCCGCAGTAATTAATTCCCCGAGACGTTCTTCGTATTTTTGTACCAATACATTTTTCTTCAAATCGCCGATGCGGCTCGCAAGCGTTTGCTTGGCAGCCAAAATAGCGCGGCGACCAAAGTCGAATAAATCAAGCGACTCAATCAATTCTTCGCCTACTTCAAAATCGGGTTCAATTTTAATAGCTTCGCTGTAAGCAATTTCCGCCAAAGGGTCTTCCACTTCGCCATCTTCCACAATCATTCTTCGTCTGAAAATTTCAAGGTCGCCTTGTTCGGCGTTTACGATTACGTCGAAATTTTCGTCGCTTCCATACTTTTTGCGAAGCAGTGTTCGGAACACATCTTCCACCACTTTCATCATCGTAGGACGGTCTATATTTTCCGCGTCTTTAAACTCCTGAAATGCTTCAATCAGATTGATACTTGCCATATATTAACCATTTTCGCAGCGCCTTTTCTGCCGCTTTTTAAAACTGAATTTGTACAATTGTTGTTTTTATATTCACAAACGGCAAATCTGCCTCTTGCGTTACAGTCTTTTTGCCTTTTCCTATTTTTTGTTCTATTATAATTCCGCTTTCGGAAACTTCTTTTAAAATGCCTTGCTTCTTTATATCATCGGTCAAAGTTACTTCAACCAAACGACCGGTATTTTTTTTGTACTGCCGAATATTTTTCAACGGTTCGTCAATACCGGGCGAAGAAACTTCGAGCGAAAAATCGCCGTCGGGATACCAGCCTTTTTCCTCAATCATTTTGCGCAAAGCCCTGTTGAACTTGATGCATTGGTCAATATTGATGCCTTTGTCTCCATCGAGATATACTTTAAAATTGTTGGTAGGCTTTACCTTAAAACCGACTTTGAAAAATTCGGTTTCGGACGATAATATTTCGTCCAACATTTGCTCTATTTCCGCCGCTTTATCGTGAACAGACATAAAAAATTTGTTTGAAAATAAGAGAAGGGAACGCCGCCGTTCCCTTCTCCTGCCTCACTTTCCGGTGCAAAATTAGTAAAAGCAATTGTTCTTACCAAAATTAGATTAAGGAAATTAAAGATTTGGTAAAGCATCCCATTCAACGTTGTTATGATTTCATTATAGACAAAATCAATGTACAGAAAATCTTTTTGCCATACCTTTGCGACACTATTTACTTGAACATCTTTTTAATACTCCTTTACGAATGAAAAAACTGCATATAGTTGCGTTGGTTGTGATAGCTGCAGTAATCGCTTTACTGATTAGTCAATTAGGTACATTTTCGACTTACGAAACCATTGCTTCGGCAAAAACTAAAATTGGTAAAACCGTTACCGTGATTGCAAAACTTGATAAGCAAACTTTGCAATACGACCCGATTAAAAATCCGAATTATCTGACATTTGACGTAACAGACACGCTCGGCAACACGATGAAGGTGGCGTATTATTATGAAAAACCGCAGGATATGGAAAAGAGCGAACGCATTGTGCTGAAAGGCAAAATGGACAACAACGGCATTTTTCAAATCAAAGACCAAAGCGGCATTTTACTGAAATGCCCGTCGAAATACAAAGACAATCCGAACGCGCTCAAAGATGAAGACTTGCGCGCATCGCTGTAATTCTATCTTCTGATTTTCTATTTTTTTCAATATGACATATACAGGCGAGCATTTATTTCCGGGAATGTTGGGACACGCGGCAAGTGTGGTTTCATTAATAGTTTCTCTAATTGCAACTATTGCATTTTTCAAATCGAATAAAGCAGTTTCGCTTGAAGAAAAAAAGAGCTGGCTAAAAATGGCACGCGCGGCTTTCATTATTGAAACGATTGCCGTAATTACAACGATTGGCTGCATTTATTACATTCTTTCACATAATTTATTTGAATATTTCTACGCTTGGGAACACAGCGATAAAACATTGCAGCCCGAATATATTTTTAGTTGTTTGTGGGAAGGTCAGGAAGGAAGTTTCTTGTTGTGGACTTTTTGGAACTGCGTGTTGGGTTGCATTTTAATGTTGCGGGCAAAAAAATGGGAAGCGCCTGTGATGACGGTTATCAGCTTTGCGCAATTTTGTTTGGCAACAATGATTTTAGGCTTATATGTTTTTCATTTGAAAATAGGCAGCGATCCTTTTCTACTAATGCGTCAAAAAGGAATTTTGGACAACGCACCTATTTTTCTTGACCAAGCAACGGGCGGTTTCAGACAAGATTATCTGCAATTTTTAAAAGATGGTCAAGGCTTGAATGCGACACTACAAAATTATTGGATGGTCATTCATCCGCCGATATTGTTCTTAGGTTTTGCTTCCACGATTGTGCCTTTTGCCTATGCTTTCGCAGGACTAATTAATAAAGATAATTCGTGGACAAAACATTCCACCGCGTGGGCAGCATTTTCGGGCGGCGTGCTTGGGTTAGGAATAATGATGGGCGCGGCTTGGGCTTACGAAAGTTTAAACTTTGGCGGTTACTGGGCTTGGGACCCTGTGGAAAATGCTTCGCTTGTGCCTTGGCTGGTAATGGTCGCGGGCTTGCATACCAACCTTGTGTATAATCATTCAAAATATTCTTTAAAGATTACTTACATCTTTTACATTCTTGCCTTCAGCCTGGTGTTATATTCTACGTATCTCACGCGCAGCGGGGTTTTGGGCGATTCATCGGTACATTCGTTCACGGGTGCGGATATGAATATTCAATTGATTAGTTTTATACTGATATTCTTAGTTCCTGCATTCATTTTATTCTTCCTTCGTCAAAAACAGATGCCTGTTGCGCAAAAAGAAGAAAACCTGTACAGTCGCGAGTTCTGGATGTTTATCGGTTCTTTAGTACTGTTTTTGGGAGGAGTCATTATTATCGGCAGAACATCTGTTCCCGTTATCAATAAAATATTCGGAAGCAAAATTGCCGAGCCGGAAGACGTCTTATTCGGCTATAATCAGATACAGATTTTCATTGCCATTGTCGTTGGATTATTAACTGCAGTTGGTCAATATCTGAAATACAAAGACACGCCGAAAAAATACTTGTACGAAAAATTATTAACGCCCACTTTCATCAGCATTGTGATTGCGGCAGTACTTTTTGTCGGTTTAAAAATCAATTACAGAGAACACGGTATCGGCTTTTTGATTGCGATTTACATTGCTGTATTTGCTGCTATTTACGCAGTTCTTGCCAATATCGGCTACATCTTTTTAGTGTTGAAAGGCAAGATAAAAACTTCCGGCGCATCGGTGGCGCACATTGGTTTCGGTTTAATATTATTTGGTGTGTTGTTATCTTCTGCCAAGAAGAAAATTCTCAGCAATAATACGACAGGAATTAACCTGATGGAAAAATCGAAAGACTATGACCCTGCGGAAAATGTGCCTTTGTTCAAAGGTATCCCAATTGATATGGGAAAATACATGGTAACTTATCAAAATGATTCGTTGACCGAGAGAGACAGACACCGCGTGTTTACCATTCATTTTGAAAATAAGCAAACGAAAAAAACATTCGACCTTTATCCGTATTTATTAAAAAATAATCGGCAGATGGGCGGCTACGGACCCACACCTAATTCAAAACATTTCTGGAACAAAGATATTTATACGTTCGTAAGCGGCTATGCGGGCGGCGATGAAAGTGCCGATACATCTACTTTCAGACCAGCAGAGCTGAAAGTCGGCGACACAGTTTTTTATTCGCACGGCAGAATTATTTTGAACAAAGTTGATATTAATAAGCCGAATGCAGCCGTTCCGAAAATTGATACCGGCGAAATGCTGATGAGTCTTGATATGACTGTCATTGGAAAAGACAGCAGCCGTTTTTTATCGACGCCTTCGGTATTGGTAAAAAATGATAAAGCAGAAGTAATTCCTGACACAGTTACGTCGCAGGGTTTGGTTATCAAATTCAACAGAATACTGAA from Arachidicoccus sp. BS20 encodes the following:
- a CDS encoding LSm family protein gives rise to the protein MSVHDKAAEIEQMLDEILSSETEFFKVGFKVKPTNNFKVYLDGDKGINIDQCIKFNRALRKMIEEKGWYPDGDFSLEVSSPGIDEPLKNIRQYKKNTGRLVEVTLTDDIKKQGILKEVSESGIIIEQKIGKGKKTVTQEADLPFVNIKTTIVQIQF
- the infB gene encoding translation initiation factor IF-2, which produces MAELKLPRLLAAAKEFNIGQDTLVEFLESKGFNKDELKPTAKLSEEQYYALQREFQSDKLAKDKADKIEIPKSAGAQQAEKKRKETEAVVVEEVQEPAVVEAPPVNIPEVKEEIPEEPAAVIEELPVIVPREETIPEVVEKIEEKIVEESKELPAEPQSDSSDNKTLKIEAPEIEGPKILNKIDLSAIDSSTRPKKTVKPKKAEVPAPVVKAEKKEKQPEIPVKPKEEKKIVITVKEEKTPEVVEAPVIENIRAAKLEGPKILGKIELPIDSDTRPKTSKDSGRKRKRIPIENKRNIPGSGDNRNSDSSHGRPFSRDNNGFQQGGRSGGAGQRPQHGGDNRHHGGRPQPARGGNRFAAEGQSEIDQKRIQDKIRETQAKLAGGSSGSKSSKIKANRRREKRQEMAEAMEALEKQDSKLQVTEFITVSELANLMDVSFADVISKCMGLGIMVSINQRLDAEVIELVAEEFGFEVEFIGLDDAEDDDAEDIIDNEEDLKPRHPIVTIMGHVDHGKTSLLDYIRRTKVASGEAGGITQHIGAYVVNVGEGKKITFLDTPGHEAFTAMRARGAKVTDIAVIVVAADDAVMPQTKEAISHAQAAGVPMIFAINKIDKDGANPQKIYEQLSQMNILVEEWGGKFQSQEISAKQGLNVDALLEKILLEAEVLELKANPDREAVGSVVEASLDKGRGYVATILVQNGTLHQGDLVVAGQYFGRMKAMFNELNQRINEAGPSIPVQVLGLNGAPQAGEKIRVYADESEAKEIANKRAQILREQGLRTRKHITLDEIGRRLALGNFKQLNIIIKGDVDGSVEALSDSLQKLSTEEIVVSVVHKAVGQISESDVLLATASDAIILGFNVRASSQAARLADTEGVEIKSYSIIYNAIEEVKSAMEGMLEPKVQEKEVATVEIREVYKFDKATVAGCYVLEGKVKREHKIRLFRDGILIYPRTEGAYAEFGSLKRFKDDVKEVAQGYECGLTLKNFTDIQVGDNIVAYEQEEIKRTL
- the nusA gene encoding transcription termination factor NusA; the protein is MASINLIEAFQEFKDAENIDRPTMMKVVEDVFRTLLRKKYGSDENFDVIVNAEQGDLEIFRRRMIVEDGEVEDPLAEIAYSEAIKIEPDFEVGEELIESLDLFDFGRRAILAAKQTLASRIGDLKKNVLVQKYEERLGELITAEVYQVWRKEVLLLDDDGNELILPKSEQIPQDFFKKGENIRAIISRVDVKNNTPVIILSRTNPLFLEKLLEMEVPEIAEGLITIKKIVREPGERAKVAVESYDDRIDPVGACVGMKGSRIHGIVRELKNENIDVINYTNNIQLLIQRSLTPAKISFMELDNEKKYAEVFLPQDQVSLAIGRRGVNIKLACELTGYNIDVFREDDDATEEFDIDLEEFSDEIDQWIIDELKRVGCDTARSVLALSPQELERRTDLEKETIADIRRILEEEFEKE
- a CDS encoding cytochrome c maturation protein CcmE domain-containing protein — its product is MKKLHIVALVVIAAVIALLISQLGTFSTYETIASAKTKIGKTVTVIAKLDKQTLQYDPIKNPNYLTFDVTDTLGNTMKVAYYYEKPQDMEKSERIVLKGKMDNNGIFQIKDQSGILLKCPSKYKDNPNALKDEDLRASL
- the ccsA gene encoding cytochrome c biogenesis protein CcsA; the encoded protein is MTYTGEHLFPGMLGHAASVVSLIVSLIATIAFFKSNKAVSLEEKKSWLKMARAAFIIETIAVITTIGCIYYILSHNLFEYFYAWEHSDKTLQPEYIFSCLWEGQEGSFLLWTFWNCVLGCILMLRAKKWEAPVMTVISFAQFCLATMILGLYVFHLKIGSDPFLLMRQKGILDNAPIFLDQATGGFRQDYLQFLKDGQGLNATLQNYWMVIHPPILFLGFASTIVPFAYAFAGLINKDNSWTKHSTAWAAFSGGVLGLGIMMGAAWAYESLNFGGYWAWDPVENASLVPWLVMVAGLHTNLVYNHSKYSLKITYIFYILAFSLVLYSTYLTRSGVLGDSSVHSFTGADMNIQLISFILIFLVPAFILFFLRQKQMPVAQKEENLYSREFWMFIGSLVLFLGGVIIIGRTSVPVINKIFGSKIAEPEDVLFGYNQIQIFIAIVVGLLTAVGQYLKYKDTPKKYLYEKLLTPTFISIVIAAVLFVGLKINYREHGIGFLIAIYIAVFAAIYAVLANIGYIFLVLKGKIKTSGASVAHIGFGLILFGVLLSSAKKKILSNNTTGINLMEKSKDYDPAENVPLFKGIPIDMGKYMVTYQNDSLTERDRHRVFTIHFENKQTKKTFDLYPYLLKNNRQMGGYGPTPNSKHFWNKDIYTFVSGYAGGDESADTSTFRPAELKVGDTVFYSHGRIILNKVDINKPNAAVPKIDTGEMLMSLDMTVIGKDSSRFLSTPSVLVKNDKAEVIPDTVTSQGLVIKFNRILNDQNGKLEIGIKESNALNTAITLKVIEFPFVSVLWIGVLVMVIGFWMSVYQGARRLMAKA